The DNA segment GATACGGACATAGCACCTTGCTTCAGCTGTAGTAACTCCAATTCATTGGCTGTCCTGGTGGAattcggaaagtacttcttatagaattctACCTGGATGGCATCCCAAGTGATAGGATCATCCCCCTGCTGCAAGAGGTGTCGGgtcccttgccaccaatgcgatgcttcCCCAGTAAGCAGATAGGTAGCAAATTTAACACACTGCTCCTCGAGTACCAActgtgcttgcagtgctcgctctatagcctgaaaccaggTATTGGCCTCAGTCAGATTGGTGGTTCCCTtaaacttaggtggattaacctttaagAAAGTTTCCAGTGTCATCAGGCCCTGAGCTTCCCTTCCGCCATtgccattattgtttatctGTTGCCCAAGAGTCTCCGTAGTGgcctgcatagcagcagccatattctccaacACCGCCATAAGGTTTATCGGGTTATTCGGGTTGATTTCCGGTTTCTGCATACTAGTATGATCTCTCTCACGTTCCCGACCGAGTCCATGAGGCGCCATCTGATTTCTATACACACCAAACCatcgatatcaagttgatcagtctcaatatcggaagtataTCGCTTCAAAGTACCAAAGGTACACTAATGGACTTCATGCAAGATGTATCGGTtagataccctaactagcacaagcacagactcagagtatgcattgaagcataagTAGTTCCATCCCTTAGGCTCGcgaggacgaactgctctgataccataatgtaacacccaaatattcaaatccttatgctcgagtcataagtcaatgatactaCGGTGGTACGAccctcaggtggatttttaatatataaatataggtcaTTTCGGAaagagtattaatcgagaagattcaaaagagtataaataaaatcgcgaagaagTATCACTCATGTTTcgacaacaaaaagataaatCGTGAAGCCGAAAtcgatatacggacaaggcataaaggagattaagagatagataacagatagatatatataacataagtaaatagccactagtcgtgacctgcgaagtttaggcctgctagggtacagtatgaaagtagttgacaacagtatatcctaatctctcccaaaggaaacatgagagcctctataggcaagttcaaaagagttcaatacaaaatataatcttttcaaaacaaaggtggagagattctaagcaaaacaaaaagtagagaaaataaggatcttcgccgtctctcagacgacCCACAACTCACTTCTGAACATTTGGACCTGTATCTAAAAAACAAGAGacatatacggaatgagaaccctgGGCCCATGGGTTTCGAgtatggtaaaagtgccaaataaatacaatgcactgcaataaaaactcactaagcgtcctaaacttcttcaccaattatccatcctaggttctcgctatccatgaataggcaactgtcataagggagtgctaaatctaattcatgtTTCACATGTTTCCTAACTCGCTGactcttccacgaatcagactcagaatcataagcaaaaccatcaccagttgttctaCCTCAGCAATTCTGTATCAATACATCACACCCtcacctggagctagtgaaaccacatcactgcgtctacccagggagctcaaattatctcatcaagaacagccctcaacatccaccgacaccagcatgaggggcctctcagttgtacaaacacaagcaatacatgCAAGTAATACataaataaggtacaagtagcacataatcataTAACAAAGTatatatgatgtagaaatctaaaacaaataggcaaacccaaataattcaaagatatgcaaatgatgtatgactgccctatggctgatgatatcatctgtcggttatatagccaacccgacatgtcttggtagctaaccattggatcGAAACACCCCTTGcagagcaagtaggtttgagctacaacccccttgctactacctgCTCAACctagagccagtggaataaccactactgcagctactacccaggcgggtgtttaaaagctcaacctggagcaagtggattcaccactactgccgtTACTACCTAGGCGTCACaatctgacctggagcaagtgggacgaaccacaacccttgctactgcccaggatcTCAATACATACATTTGTTCAGTTTAAAAgcaatcatcattattatcaaatctcaaacattaacctggagcaagcgggatgaaccaccacccttactactacccaggtattacaaatacattcattcaaaactctataattaaactcatttatcataaacatcatttcccatctcatacccggagcaagtggacaacgccactgcctactacccggggtcacacatcacatttcaacattttccattagtatccatttaacacattcattcattaatcatatatacatttatactcagccataataaATAATGGCTTTGTCGTAACCCGGAAATAACTCAGTCATCCGACTCATGtttcaatcaagaaccagccatttatcaataaatatagcccttcggctcatggcatacatgGTACTTCCAccatcatcctccatatctcatataatcatctttgatcatcattgatcacaacttttccccttgcttcattcacaagttaccacatcccctagctccttcctCATTGTTAGGCATATCATAaagatttaatacataaggggtgagatcggaggcttagaagtatgagatttggcttttaaaactcaaaatcaactttggcatgaaaacagggccacgcgtacgcgtcctccacgcgcacgcgtggatggccacaatgttcatcgatgcgtatgcgtcgcccacgcatacgcgtggattgaaaaatagccaaacgATGCACACGTGTCAGCCACGCGTAATGAACCCCAAGCACAAAATTGGCACaattctggcacaactctcgggaaaatagCTGGGCTTTTGGTACAGTGCATCGATGTGCcagcgcacaccacgcgcacgcgtggatggtgccttctcgaagaacgacgcgtacccgccaagtgcgcctacgtgcggagggtcattctgctaaaaattttctaagttaaaagctgcagaattcacagattcatcccctaatcttccgacggacataactttctcattttaaatcgttttccGCCCTTTCTtcaaacggcatggacatcccagatccaaatttatttctaaatgagtttggcacaaaacggggatccagagtccaagttatgttccatcaaagtatgcccaaaaaccatatttttatacaaaaccacaaagtgccatttttaaaacaagccattttcaacccttttcaaaatcaaccaaagcaTGCCGATTTcgaccctttttgaaatcaatcaaaatataccaaaatcaacatcaagcctcctcaactcatgcattaacaccttaccacaattcataaaaccgccatataactatttttacccatttcaaataaatggctaaattacaaacacattaacatgtcatacatccttcttcatcccaatttccaacaatattattttcaatcaatcattattatatataatcaatatcatactcactatcacatggtttcacccacaaatcaaccttaatcattcctcaagcatatatcacaacatacatatctctcatgcatcatcataccatcaaggcatcaataatcataatcacatatatgaacacataatatatctcaaccaaaaccaaacatacctcatctacataatttcacccaaaattaccaaattccacacttcaaTTCCTCAAACGTTATCATTTAATAACCAACCTAATcgttcatatattcattatctaacattcatccaatcacttgtgtcatcatacaatgcacatatcaacttaccttccttacctctttccggcctccggcccaaaattcacgacctccggcccaatttcacaatttaaatgcataaaccacaaatcaatactcattacccaatacattaaattctcaatacaccaagcatacaaggccacacaattttcaacccaatcattaattcacattacataccaactatgcatattagcaccaaccatttacacaatccaaacttaatcctaggggcatctagcctaggaattcttaTAACACCACatggtacttaaatgaaacttaaaccatacatcttgtagccaaaccaattgagcctcttctatggaagtctccaccaacccttagctccaagcctcaccaaagctccacgagcaacaccaacctcccaattgtgtatcaaaatcaccaaatccactaacataaccaatttcacatacatacatcaacctatggctcataaaaatgacaaatcacaagggtttgagcacttcttacctcagcccatatgaagtagggatagaacccacttggaatccatgttggagtatccctaaacaccaaaaatcacaagatttcaataCTAACTACCCAAAAACGTGCAACAGTGGGAAATTTTaaaaactgggcagagatgaatggaataatcaccacaaaacttagatataattgtagaggatgagaagagcgacgcgtggccacaaacggctcgtcaattggagcttcgtagctcaagttatggtggtttgaagatcaaagagagttagattttctctcttctcttctctcttctcaattcagcgccCAACAACCCTTCTTTAGGGAAAAATAAGCTGAAatactcataactaatgtttatatatgttgggtcttgggtccacttaggcccggttcacttatttttgtccgttggcccaattttggaccaaaacctttaagattaacactctaaatcgcacttcaaatatttctacctcccctaattataattcctcattcttaatcttatttactcataatcaattttctcagctgcagtaccagacatgtctcagccggtactgtcggtcaaaattccactgcgcgcttttactcagaaaactatgttttccgactcgaaaaaatttactaaatccaaatatcatatttaaatcatcaaatttcaatttccaaatcttccaaccatattcactcctatttaacttattatttaattagtttcGTTTAGACTGGGTTTTACAAGGTACATGCATGTTGGTTTGCTTTCAGTTTTCCCTCTCTCTTCCCTCTGTCCAAACCGCTGCTGCTTGTTAGAGAAGATGTTGGTGGCTTGGTTGAACCAGTTTCAACCTTGGAAGCTTCCCCTTCTATAGTAAGGGTGAACGGTCAAGGGTTGAGACAAGGAGAGAAAGCATAGAGTTCTCATAGCAACCCTAAGCTAAcagagttcttctccttcaatgggtttcattttgttttcttttctttagttttgtcCGTTTGAGTCTCATGGTAAAAGGCAAAAaaagtgaggtttgtaagaaataGCGAGTGAGAGAAAAAAGacagaaagagaaaaattaaagaaaaagcgATAGATGTCtaagagttcctttgtacatctatatgttgtgtttcatgatcctgtggggattctcctgcaagttgggttagcactttgtaGTTGAAAAGCTTGGTAGGTGtccaagtcaagttcagattTGGGAATAGAATTTGgatttgtcccagataggaatgggtagttcctagggaagaaTCGGTGTATGTAAtctgatgattatagtgaaattctgtcacagttgtgatggagactggatgtaggctgtattgcacttagcagctgaaccaggatacttctgggtgtgattctctctttctcttctacttcaaTTCTATTTCTGTTGCGtaggagataaaaataaaaaatatctcctaactggttacgagacaaaaagaaaaagtctcttGATTAACTATgaaacaaaaacagaaatatCTCTTAAAGTTTCTTTGAAAAGACAGCAATTAATACTCAGCAAagaggggctaagattcaacccccttctcttagccactgattaccatcaattggtatcagatcttggtctcaaagagatcaagctttgcagcttggagaaaagatcctgATGGCCTATACTCTGACAGAAAGGCAGTCAAGTAAACAGACCTATATTCCTCAATGGAATGAATTATAGTTACTGGAAAGAATGAATGAAGACATTTCTTTAATCTGTAGATTACAGATTCTGGAAGATAATTCTGGAAGGTCCATAGTTTCTAACCACTACAGGagctaatggtgtggttactcTCAAAGGTGAAACTAATTGGAATGATGATGACAGAAAAAAGTATAACTCAACACCAAAGCAGTCAACTTGCTCAACTGTGCGGTCGGCTTCGAGGAATACTGACGAGTATCAAGATGCACAACAGCAAAGAAAATATGGGACAAATttcaaatcactcatgaaggcatgatgacaagtcatcttatactagtttcactagcatatttcacttgtttctattaggttttatgcactttcttgcagaataagtaagtgattggaGTGGAATTTCATGATTATCTTGACGCAACCAAACATTGTTAACTTTatacaaaatcatgagatttatgAACAGTTTAGTTAATTATTATGAATCATGCAAAACCTTGTGATTTTGGCTAGgctttgattgcttgtttgGTTGATGGAAGGTAGAAAGATGAAGAAAGGAAAGTAGAGAAATACAAGGTGCAGATGAATGCTACGTTCAATTGATGAAAGCTATGTTCACAGACGACGTGCACGCGTACAAGACGCTTCCACGTGGGGAAGCATGTTTGGAgatccacacgtacgcgtgcaaGGCGCGCACATGTGGGTGAGGGATTAGCGTTCACAAGCCAAGAACACAACGTTCACTTTGAATGAACGCCTGCGATACTTTTAGAGTGGAATTTAAAATTGGTCACCGACGCGGAAGCGTGCAAGACGCGCACGCATTGATGTGACAAAGGTGGTGGTTGGTGCGAATGCGTGCATGACGCTGGAACACAGAAGTGAGATTTtaccatccacgcgcacgcacacaggacgcgcacgcgtgaggaGCGTTCATAGCGCGAACGTAGCGTTCAGTTAATGAACGCTACGAAGGACGCACACACACGCATGGTACGCACAAGCATGGTTGAAGCTGAAGATCGTATTGACACGCACGCATgcagtacgcgcacgcgtcgatgggGGCAAAATGTAAGAGACGCGTACGCACGTAGGACGCGCACACGTCGGTGAAGGAATGCTACGTTCTCCTTAAGCAAGCTCCCAACCACACCAACTAAGGACCCATTCTGACCTACTTCAAGTACTGGGAGGACCAAATTAGCAAGAGTATAAAAAGGAgaagatttaatttcattagGAGAgcttcttttcaattttcattttcagCTTTCCTTTagttctttcttttagttttagatctgagttttaatttcccttttctgttcttcatcttcttctaaaattttcttttatgttttggtaGTAGAGAACTGATGAATTAAACCCCAATTTCATTAGGgagaggagctctattgtaattctcatgaattaatgaatttcttcttcttctcaattcaattTGGTGGCTATCAGATAACTCCTGTTTTGATTGTGGATTATTCACTCCGAAAGGGGTTTAATTCAGTGAATGTGTGTGTGAGCCTCGAATGGGGAATCACCTTCATTAAAACTAAAGCTCTATCCTTCACTATTCTTTTGATCAACACtattcgggaggaattgagatcttgagagttagtgtggcttatggatAAGAGAATTGTGCTCTAACTCTTCTCATGATCactagatcaaggaattggcatgttgattatgatttgagagattgggtcaccaaggaattgggatccaatcactttcaatctgccatagatctaccaacatgattgagaaaggagttgagacCTAATTGATTCATGAAGGATTACAATATCTCCATTCCCTGATGAATCATTTTCCCTGCATTTCTTCATGTTAAAGTTTTCTTCCTTAACTGCAATTTACTTGTTCAAGTCTGTTTTGATTTAatgcacccaatcccctttattattcatgcaatttaagtttcctgcAATTTAGCTTTGGCAATTTAACTTCTttgcactttaagatttagCTCTTTTAGTCtttttgcactttaagattctgttctttttttaatttcttgcactttaagtttcagtaatttatttttcttgccatttaagtttctaCCACTTTACTTCCagcattttaatttcttgctattAAATTCTGTTCAATCACAAATCATTCCAATTATTactgttagcttgactaaattcatcaccatactaaaattgcttgatccatcaatccttgtgggatcgacctcactcttatgAGTTATTACTAGatgatacgacccggtacacttgccggtgagtttgtgtgaAATTCAGTTTTCACattatcaagtttttggcaccgttgccggagattggtTTAGattaacaatgattaagtaaggtgaTAATCTATATtaagcatttctctttgtttgtACTAAGCACACTAACTATTTGTGAATCTGTTTCTACTAACTATAAACTCACTCTAGCAACAGAGTGCCCTGATTTTatgtttttggtttgtttgtgttGTATGCTAGGAGGGAGAAGAGGAGAGTCCACCTCTTTTGATTCTATACCAGAGAAAACCTTCTTGGGATTGAGGagagaagcaagagggaaatGAGTGATAGGAGAAGAAGAATCCGAAGAGGAAGATCAAGAAATGAAGGGTAACCTCCCTAATCCACCAGAGGATATGGCTAACAACAAtggccaacctcaaagaagagTTCTAGCATCTTACACTTTCCCCAATCTAGGAAACTGTGGGAGCAGTATTCTCACCCTAAATGTCcatgcaaataattttgagttgaagcctcaactcatCACCTTGGTGCAAAACAACTGTTCTTATGGAGGAGGTCCTCTTGAAGACCCAAACCAACACTTATCTATCTTCCTAAGGATATGTGACACAgtaaagacaaatggtgtgCACCCGGATATTTAAAGGACAAGGCAACCcaatggctagaaacatttTCCAAGGAAAGCATCAACAACTAGGATGATCTAGTGAGCAAATTTTTGGCCAAATTCTACCCACCTCAGAGGATTATTAGATTGAAGACAGAAGTACAAACCTTCACCCAAATGGATGGagaatccctttatgaagcctgggagaggtacaaggcTTTGATCAGAAAATGTCCCCTGAAATATTTAGTGAATGGGATAGATTGATGAATTTCTATGAGGGCTTGACTCTAAAAGCTCAAGAAGCCTTAGATTATTCTACTGGAGGTTTAGTACAGCTAATGAAGACAGCTGaagaagctcaaaacctcatagACACTGTGGCCAATAACCAATACTTCtatgctcatcaaagacaacgccaacctgCTCCAAAAAGAGGTGTCCTAGAGCTTGAAGGCGTTGACACCATCTTAGCACAAAACAAGGTGATGCAccaacaaattcagcaacaaaTGGAGATGATGGCAAAGAGGATAGATGGCCTTCAACTAGCAGCAGTTAGCACAACAAGTCAACCATCATCTGTGTGGGGACAACAAGAAGAGGGCTATGAAGAGCAACAATCTGAACAAGTTTAGTATGTGCATAACCAAGGCGCTGGACAGAATGATTTTCATGGAGATACTTACAACCCTTCTTGGAGGAACCATGCACCCCAATTTGAGGTGGGGAGAGAACCAAAACCAAAAttattggaaaagaaactcaaacCAAAATAAGTCCCGCAACACAAACCACCAAAATAATCAAGCTACTAACCAAAATCAGTacagaaaatcacaaaattacTACCCCTCATCCAATTACTACCCACCAAATAATCTCTCAGCTAACCAAAATAACCTTCATTCACCATCTACATCCCACACTCAACCACAACAACCCTAAGATTTCCAAAGAATCATGAGGCTTCAATGAAAAATTTAGAGAGATAAATTGGACAATTGTCTAAGCAAACGGTGGCTGAAAGGCCAACCAGCACTtttccaagtgacaccattcccaatcccaaagaagaatgcaaagcaatccaattaaggagtggaaggaCATTGGAAGGTGAAAAAATTGACAATAAGAAGGAGGTAGCAAAGAAAAACATCAAGAGGAGCCCAAAGAGAAAGAGTCTCAAGTCTCAAAGAAAGGGAAGCAAGTCGTGGAGGAGCAACCACTATTGCAGAAGAATGAGGTGAAACCTTACACTCCTCCTCTACCATACCCCCAAAGGTTGCAAAAAGAGCTCAAAGATCAATAATTTCCCAAGTTCCTGGAAGTTTTCAAGAAGCAGAAATCAATATCCCCCTTGCTGAAGCATTAGAGCAGATGCCTCTATATGCAAAATTTCTCAAAGAACTCATtaacaagaagagaagttggaaCGAAAAGGAGACAGTGATCTTGACACAAGAATGCAGTGTAGTGATTCAAAAGGGTCTCCCACCAAAACTCAAAGACCCTGGGAGCTTCATCATATCATGCATCATAGGCAACATGACACTAGAAAAAACTCTCTGTGATTTAGGTGCCAGCATCAACTTGATGCCTCTCTCATTGATGAAAAAGCTTGCAATAGAGGAAGTTAAACCAACAAGGATGTCACTTCAAATGGCAGACAGATCACTCAAGATACCTAATGGAGTTGTAGAAAACTTAttggtgaagattggagaattCATTTTTCTTGCCGATTTTGTCATCTTAGACATGGAAGAAGAGGGACACAACTCGATTATCCTGGGGCGGCCTTTCTTGGCCACAGCAAGAGCTATAATTGGAAAGGTGAAATGACCCTCAGGGTGCATGATGAAAAAATGATCATCAATGTTTTTAAGGCCATGCAATATCCCCCTGAGAAAGAGAAGCATTTGAGGGTGGAAATGATAGAAGAATTGGAGGAAGAGTCACTTGAAGCTAACTGTcaggaggaacaagaagaggaagcagaagaagaacaagaaatcatggaagaaagAGTAGCTGAGATCTCTTTTGAAAGCAAGACAGAGGAGGTGCCAAAGCAAGAATTGAAGCCCCTCCCTCCTCATCTCAAGTATGCAttccttgaagaagaagagacctTGCCTTTGATAATAAATTCTTCCTTAAAAATTGAAGATGAAAAAAAGCTGATTGAAGTATTAAAATCTCACAAGATAGCTTTGGGATGGACAATTAATGACATCAAGGGTATAAGCCCTGCCATttgcatgcataaaatcttgCTAGAAGAGAACTCAAGACCTGTGGTACAACCTCAAAGAAGACTTAACCCAACCATGAAGTAAGTGGTTCAAAAGGAGGTGATGAAGTTGTGAAATGCTGAGATCATATACCCAATCTCTAATAGTCCTTGGGTAAGTCCAGTACAAGTTGTGCCAAAGAAGGGAGGAATGACAGT comes from the Arachis duranensis cultivar V14167 chromosome 7, aradu.V14167.gnm2.J7QH, whole genome shotgun sequence genome and includes:
- the LOC107458909 gene encoding uncharacterized protein LOC107458909; translated protein: MAPHGLGRERERDHTSMQKPEINPNNPINLMAVLENMAAAMQATTETLGQQINNNGNGGREAQGLMTLETFLKVNPPKFKGTTNLTEANTWFQAIERALQAQLVLEEQCVKFATYLLTGEASHWWQGTRHLLQQGDDPITWDAIQVEFYKKYFPNSTRTANELELLQLKQGAMSVSKYTDKFDELFGFSRMCQGAPGDFEEWKYIKYEGGLWSDILSLVGPMEIRTFSELVNKSRIAEECMKRRVAEKGSHREHNQGFSPRGRKFKGRGYIQHFPHGRNNFATSEKSQRNGKGKRAAAASDVLSCQICGSHHPNRPCRVGLGVCYKCELPGHVSRNFQQGESQDAGRLRQ